One Dermacentor andersoni chromosome 6, qqDerAnde1_hic_scaffold, whole genome shotgun sequence genomic window carries:
- the LOC140219128 gene encoding uncharacterized protein, translating into MAERQHDFSARLEEFTGSNWASWFGRLQFFFEANDVTHPVKQRADLLTLCGAQIYDVVCELLQPKTPDQVSYAEIVAALQAHYDPRPSEVYSRPMFQRRDQLPGESVNDYVAALGKLATSCNFGTLPTATTATATPAEGTASATQQGATGCNPTLLPLDVMLRDRFVCGLRDQNLQQRLFAEKDLTFCKAYDFAIRAESAVQQQRQINSMGQLQANVIK; encoded by the coding sequence ATGGCTGAGCGCCAGCATGATTTTTCTGCACGTTTGGAGGAGTTTACTGGCTCCAATTGGGCATCGTGGTTCGGCCGGCTACAGTTTTTCTTCGAGGCCAACGATGTGACTCACCCTGTCAAGCAACGAGCAGACTTGCTTACACTGTGCGGTGCTCAAATTTACGACGTGGTTTGTGAGCTGCTTCAACCGAAGACGCCCGACCAAGTGAGCTATGCCGAGATCGTGGCCGCACTTCAGGCACACTACGACCCTCGACCGTCCGAAGTCTACAGTCGTCCGATGTTCCAAAGGCGAGATCAGCTTCCAGGCGAGTCGGTAAACGACTACGTGGCCGCTCTAGGCAAGTTGGCTACGAGCTGCAATTTCGGCACGCTGCCGACTGCAACGACAGCTACGGCGACGCCAGCTGAGGGAACGGCATCAGCAACACAGCAGGGAGCTACGGGCTGCAATCCAACGCTTCTGCCGTTAGATGTGATGTTGCGCGATCGCTTCGTGTGTGGTCTCCGGGACCAGAATCTTCAACAGCGACTGTTTGCAGAGAAGGATCTGACTTTTTGCAAGGCTTATGATTTCGCTATTCGAGCGGAAAGCGCCGTCCAGCAGCAACGACAGATAAATTCCATGGGACAGCTTCAAGCGAACGTGATAAAATAA